The following coding sequences lie in one Oncorhynchus kisutch isolate 150728-3 linkage group LG3, Okis_V2, whole genome shotgun sequence genomic window:
- the LOC109883193 gene encoding selenoprotein Pa isoform X1, which yields MWAGLSLLLALCLLPGGGTESEGEGTRCKQPPGWSIGEVEPMKEVLGQVTVVALLQASULFCLVQASLLDGLRLKLEGQGLENVTYMVVNHQGEQAQRLHTLLRQKLSENITLYKQQPKQEDVWQTLAGEKDDFLIYDRCGRLTYHISLPYSILGTPYVENAIKETYCTRVCGDCTYESKEIPAECNRTVEAKPEGEEKPVTGRETTHGGHGHHHHGHGHNGNRHGHNGNRHGHDHHGERGMGRGHGRDHGAEQQHQHDTEGLQHGQAHGQLHVGQEHMGQQAVQLGQMPQEGQRGHIMQNPUVKGRSRUKAEHSUQWKEGSDLSPSSKASUCUHURRLFGDGVSNEPIGLUHCDEALPASUQUQGLMGLRETUQURSSLADUQQPQPVMUAUPLGVESUGUGLL from the exons ATGTGGGCGGGACTAAGCCTGCTCCTGGCTCTCTGCCTGCTCCCTGGGGGCGGAACAGAGAGTGAGGGGGAAGGGACCCGCTGTAAGCAGCCACCTGGTTGGAGTATTGGGGAGGTGGAGCCTATGAAGGAGGTCTTGggccaggtcacagtggtggCCCTACTCCAGGCCAGTTGATTGTTCTGCTTGGTGCAGGCATCCTT ATTGGATGGGCTGCGCCTGAAGCTGGAGGGTCAGGGTCTGGAGAATGTGACCTATATGGTAGTGAACCACCAGGGGGAGCAGGCCCAGCGCCTACACACCCTGCTGAGGCAGAAACTGTCTGAGAACATCACGCTATACAAACAACAGCCCAAACAGGAAGATGTGTGGCAGACCCTGGCCGGAGAGAAGGATGACTTCCTCATCTATGACAG ATGTGGTCGTCTGACCTACCATATCTCCCTGCCCTACTCCATCCTGGGTACTCCCTATGTAGAGAACGCCATCAAGGAGACCTACTGCACACGCGTCTGTGGGGACTGCACGtatgag AGCAAGGAGATCCCAGCAGAGTgcaacaggacagtagaggcGAAgcctgagggagaggagaagccAGTCACCGGAAGGGAGACAACTCATGGTGGACACGGCCATCATCACCATGGTCACGGTCACAATGGCAACCGCCATGGTCACAATGGCAATCGCCATGGTCACGATCACCATggtgagagggggatggggcgCGGTCACGGTCGTGATCATGGGGCCGAGCAGCAGCACCAACATGACACTGAGGGGCTCCAACACGGCCAGGCCCATGGCCAGTTGCATGTTGGTCAGGAGCATATGGGTCAGCAGGCGGTGCAACTGGGCCAGATGCCCCAGGAAGGGCAGCGAGGCCATATTATGCAGAATCCCTGAGTGAAGGGGAGGTCCAGGTGAAAGGCGGAGCACAGCTGACAGTGGAAGGAGGGGTCTGATCTAAGTCCCTCTTCCAAGGCCAGCTGATGCTGACACTGACGGAGGCTGTTTGGCGATGGGGTGAGCAACGAGCCAATCGGGCTCTGACACTGTGATGAGGCGCTGCCCGCCTCCTGACAGTGACAGGGACTGATGGGCCTCAGGGAGACCTGACAGTGACGCTCGTCCCTCGCTGACTGACAGCAGCCTCAGCCAGTCATGTGAGCCTGACCCCTGGGTGTTGAGAGCTGAGGGTGAGGGCTGCTGTAA
- the LOC109883193 gene encoding selenoprotein Pa isoform X2 has translation MWAGLSLLLALCLLPGGGTESEGEGTRCKQPPGWSIGEVEPMKEVLGQVTVVALLQASULFCLVQASLLDGLRLKLEGQGLENVTYMVVNHQGEQAQRLHTLLRQKLSENITLYKQQPKQEDVWQTLAGEKDDFLIYDRCGRLTYHISLPYSILGTPYVENAIKETYCTRVCGDCTYESKEIPAECNRTVEAKPEGEEKPVTGRETTHGGHGHHHHGHGHNGNRHGHNGNRHGHDHHGERGMGRGHGRDHGAEQQHQHDTEGLQHGQAHGQLHVGQEHMGQQAVQLGQMPQEGQRGHIMQNPUVKGRSRUKAEHSUQWKEGSDLSPSSKASUCUHURRLFGDGVSNEPIGLUHCDEALPASUQUQGLMGLRETUQURSSLADUQQPQPVMUAUPLGVES, from the exons ATGTGGGCGGGACTAAGCCTGCTCCTGGCTCTCTGCCTGCTCCCTGGGGGCGGAACAGAGAGTGAGGGGGAAGGGACCCGCTGTAAGCAGCCACCTGGTTGGAGTATTGGGGAGGTGGAGCCTATGAAGGAGGTCTTGggccaggtcacagtggtggCCCTACTCCAGGCCAGTTGATTGTTCTGCTTGGTGCAGGCATCCTT ATTGGATGGGCTGCGCCTGAAGCTGGAGGGTCAGGGTCTGGAGAATGTGACCTATATGGTAGTGAACCACCAGGGGGAGCAGGCCCAGCGCCTACACACCCTGCTGAGGCAGAAACTGTCTGAGAACATCACGCTATACAAACAACAGCCCAAACAGGAAGATGTGTGGCAGACCCTGGCCGGAGAGAAGGATGACTTCCTCATCTATGACAG ATGTGGTCGTCTGACCTACCATATCTCCCTGCCCTACTCCATCCTGGGTACTCCCTATGTAGAGAACGCCATCAAGGAGACCTACTGCACACGCGTCTGTGGGGACTGCACGtatgag AGCAAGGAGATCCCAGCAGAGTgcaacaggacagtagaggcGAAgcctgagggagaggagaagccAGTCACCGGAAGGGAGACAACTCATGGTGGACACGGCCATCATCACCATGGTCACGGTCACAATGGCAACCGCCATGGTCACAATGGCAATCGCCATGGTCACGATCACCATggtgagagggggatggggcgCGGTCACGGTCGTGATCATGGGGCCGAGCAGCAGCACCAACATGACACTGAGGGGCTCCAACACGGCCAGGCCCATGGCCAGTTGCATGTTGGTCAGGAGCATATGGGTCAGCAGGCGGTGCAACTGGGCCAGATGCCCCAGGAAGGGCAGCGAGGCCATATTATGCAGAATCCCTGAGTGAAGGGGAGGTCCAGGTGAAAGGCGGAGCACAGCTGACAGTGGAAGGAGGGGTCTGATCTAAGTCCCTCTTCCAAGGCCAGCTGATGCTGACACTGACGGAGGCTGTTTGGCGATGGGGTGAGCAACGAGCCAATCGGGCTCTGACACTGTGATGAGGCGCTGCCCGCCTCCTGACAGTGACAGGGACTGATGGGCCTCAGGGAGACCTGACAGTGACGCTCGTCCCTCGCTGACTGACAGCAGCCTCAGCCAGTCATGTGAGCCTGACCCCTGGGTGTTGAGAGCTGA